The DNA sequence TTATTTCCAACACATTTCCTTTGCTGGTTTTAGGGATCGGTTTGTTTTATTTTTATGAGCGAATCGCATTGCAGGTATTTACTTGGATTTATTTTGTTACAGGATTTTGGGTTTGGATTGTCGCAAGAAGCGCCTATCACATTGGCGCAAGTGGGGTAGTGTATGGTTTGGTGGCCTTTTTGTTTTTTAGTGGGCTGCTGCGGAAAGATTCTAAATCGGTGGCCATTTCTTTGTCAGTCTTTTTCCTCTATGGTGGTATGCTTTATGGCGTCCTGCCAACCGATCCATCTGTGTCGTGGGAAAGTCATTTGTTGGGTTCATTTGCGGGCATTGTAGCGGCCATTCATTATCGAAATGTGCCTGTTAGAAATCTTCAGCCTGCCCATTCGCTTCAGGTGGTAAATCATGAGCAACCTGCTCCCAAAGATATTTTTGAAACGAAGCAAGTGCCTTTTTTCTATTCCTCCTCCAAGCAATTAAGTTATAATTATAAATTCAAACCAAAAGGGAAGCCGCAACCACCGACAGAAAAGAATCAGCGGCCTAAAGATTTATAAATTCCCGACGTAATTTATACGTCAGTTATGTCTATTTTTTGTATTATTGTACCGCTGTGGAGCTTTGTTCCACCTTTTTTTAATATTAATTTATAGACTGTGAAAAATTTTAAGTTGGCGATAAACGCACTGATGGTGGGTGCTGCTTTTACTTTGTACTCTTGTAATGAGCCTAATACAACGGCAACAACGCCTACAACTGTTTCTTCGGCTAATGTTCAGGCTGCTGCAGGTGCAGGTTTACGTGTAGCTTATGTGAATACTGATACGCTGCTCAACAATTACAGCTTTTTTAAAGAAAAGCAGGAGGTAATGGCCAAGAAAACTGAAAAATACCAAAAGGAATTTCAGAACAGAGCACAGGGACTTCAGGCTGAGTTTAAATCGTATGAGAATACAAGAGGTTCGTTGACGATCAATCAGGCACGTTCTAAAGAGGAAGAATTGATGCGTAAGCGCGAAAATTTGGCGCAATATGAGCAGTCTTTGAACCAGTCATTGGCAGTGGAACGCAATAAAATGTTGGGCGAATTGGATTCTGTAGTTACTAATTACATGCAAAACTACGGATCAACCAATAGCTACGATTTGGTATTGACTTACACAAAAGGGTCAGGTGTTTTATATGCCAATCCAAAAATGGACATCACCAATCAAGTATTGGAAGGCTTGAATGCTGAATTTAAGAGCAAGAAAAAATAATCGTCATTAAACTGATGGAAAAAAGCACTACAATTATGTAGTGCTTTTTTTTGGTCAAATTCTTTGATTCAATTATACATTTT is a window from the Persicobacter psychrovividus genome containing:
- a CDS encoding rhomboid family intramembrane serine protease codes for the protein MIDQESKIFHRSIQYTFGFVGLLWLVKITEYMMGLDLGFLGILPRTLNGSVGVITSPLVHGGFMHLISNTFPLLVLGIGLFYFYERIALQVFTWIYFVTGFWVWIVARSAYHIGASGVVYGLVAFLFFSGLLRKDSKSVAISLSVFFLYGGMLYGVLPTDPSVSWESHLLGSFAGIVAAIHYRNVPVRNLQPAHSLQVVNHEQPAPKDIFETKQVPFFYSSSKQLSYNYKFKPKGKPQPPTEKNQRPKDL
- a CDS encoding OmpH family outer membrane protein encodes the protein MKNFKLAINALMVGAAFTLYSCNEPNTTATTPTTVSSANVQAAAGAGLRVAYVNTDTLLNNYSFFKEKQEVMAKKTEKYQKEFQNRAQGLQAEFKSYENTRGSLTINQARSKEEELMRKRENLAQYEQSLNQSLAVERNKMLGELDSVVTNYMQNYGSTNSYDLVLTYTKGSGVLYANPKMDITNQVLEGLNAEFKSKKK